A stretch of the Notamacropus eugenii isolate mMacEug1 chromosome 2, mMacEug1.pri_v2, whole genome shotgun sequence genome encodes the following:
- the LOC140527070 gene encoding VIP peptides-like, translated as MESRGNCQLLLSLTLLSAFCSQTLALHSEIYSAMRNRRQDPSFDLSQYLGGEAADEFIEAITGIVCDYCKKNHAPERRHIDGVFTDSYKKHQLKKAVREYLRKVLGPRPKEKEKDSK; from the exons ATGGAATCCAGAGGTAACTGCCAGCTCCTGCTGTCACTGACTCTTCTCAGTGCCTTCTGCTCACAAACACTGGCATTACATTCTGAAATCTATTCTGCCATGAG AAACAGAAGACAAGACCCAAGCTTCGATTTGTCCCAGTATTTGGGGGGAGAAGCTGCTGATGAATTCATTGAAGCTATCACTGGAATAGTTTG CGATTACTGTAAAAAAAACCATGCTCCAGAAAGGAGGCACATTGATGGAGTCTTTACTGACAGTTACAAAAAACACCAGTTGAAGAAGGCAGTCAGGGAATATTTAAGAAAAGTTTTGGGTCCAAG gccaaaagaaaaggaaaaagactcaaAGTGA